The following proteins come from a genomic window of Anabrus simplex isolate iqAnaSimp1 chromosome 7, ASM4041472v1, whole genome shotgun sequence:
- the LOC136876925 gene encoding 26S proteasome non-ATPase regulatory subunit 6 produces MEEAHENGSKVPLYMELAHLKHALRLPEYRNNVEMKNKLLQGIVENDMAPYYKNVCEELEWMPDNSLLNKMIANNKEKLEEYKVDVCEETTPDDDDEPKVWQKQLEYLSKIGDVEGTQDLAQNILENKTLPTYCRLDVIFTLFRMAYLNGCDLTAMRSAIEKAIELLDDKNCGAGGDWSARNKLKVYEAIWYLAVREYPRAANLLVDVVPTFESYELVSFDTMIKYTVLACMIALPRCDIKQKFSHGEMAQALSQHPDLREYYNSLYEGRYADFFICLANVERDMKLDPLLHRHYRNYVREMKLKAYAQLLQAYRSVSLQHMARAFGVTPDYIEKEVAHFAAAGRLQCKIDRVAGAVVSSSYINNERKKGLKQVMYASASDVSCDRDFLYQNTIKSGDSLLNRLKKLTRIMDF; encoded by the coding sequence ATGGAAGAGGCACATGAAAATGGGTCTAAAGTCCCGCTGTACATGGAATTGGCTCACCTGAAGCATGCCCTACGACTGCCAGAATACAGAAATAATGTAGAGATGAAAAATAAATTATTGCAAGGAATTGTAGAGAATGATATGGCTCCATATTACAAGAATGTAtgtgaagaattggagtggatgcCAGATAATTCACTGCTGAATAAAATGATtgcaaataacaaagaaaaacttGAAGAATATAAAGTTGATGTGTGTGAAGAAACaactcctgatgatgatgatgaacctaaAGTGTGGCAGAAGCAACTAGAATATTTGAGTAAAATTGGGGATGTAGAAGGAACCCAAGACTTGGCTCAGAATATTCTGGAGAACAAAACATTACCTACCTACTGTAGATTAGACGTTATATTCACCCTCTTCCGCATGGCATATTTAAATGGTTGTGATTTGACTGCCATGAGAAGTGCTATTGAGAAAGCTATTGAGCTGTTGGATGACAAAAATTGTGGTGCAGGTGGAGACTGGAGTGCAAGAAACAAGCTGAAAGTGTATGAAGCCATATGGTATCTTGCAGTTCGTGAATATCCTCGGGCTGCAAATCTTCTTGTTGATGTTGTTCCCACATTTGAATCCTATGAGCTGGTATCTTTTGATACCATGATCAAATATACTGTATTAGCTTGTATGATTGCTCTTCCACGATGTGACATTAAACAGAAGTTCAGTCATGGAGAAATGGCTCAGGCACTCTCCCAACACCCAGATCTGCGAGAATATTATAATTCTTTATATGAGGGTCGTTATGCTGATTTTTTTATCTGTCTGGCTAATGTTGAACGTGATATGAAGTTAGATCCCCTTTTACATCGTCACTACCGTAATTATGTTCGTGAAATGAAGTTAAAGGCATATGCACAATTACTCCAAGCATATCGTAGTGTGAGTTTGCAGCATATGGCTCGAGCATTTGGTGTGACACCTGACTATATTGAGAAAGAAGTTGCTCATTTTGCTGCTGCTGGAAGATTACAGTGCAAAATTGATCGTGTAGCTGGAGCCGTAGTTTCTAGCAGCTACATCAATAATGAAAGGAAAAAAGGCTTGAAGCAAGTGATGTATGCATCAGCATCAGACGTTAGCTGTGATCGAGATTTCTTGTATCAGAATACTATCAAATCTGGGGACAGTTTATTGAATCGCTTGAAAAAACTTACTCGAATAATGGATTTTTAG